One Mesobacillus boroniphilus DNA segment encodes these proteins:
- a CDS encoding deoxynucleoside kinase, whose amino-acid sequence MNLRTKYDIPANAVITIAGTVGVGKSTMTNALADALRFRTSFEKVDTNPYLDKFYADFERWSFHLQIYFLAERFKEQKRIFEYGGGFIQDRSIYEDTGIFAKMHYEKGTMSPVDYETYKSLFEAMVMTPYFPHPDLLIYLEGSLDDILERIKLRGRPMEQQTPIAYWEEMHGRYENWINNFNACPVLRLNINDYDLFNNPESIEPIVEKIATHIKQTQLLKK is encoded by the coding sequence ATGAATCTAAGAACAAAATATGACATCCCGGCTAATGCGGTCATCACGATTGCCGGTACTGTGGGAGTCGGCAAATCGACTATGACGAATGCCCTGGCGGATGCCCTTCGGTTCCGTACATCCTTTGAAAAAGTAGATACAAATCCATACCTCGATAAGTTCTATGCAGATTTCGAACGCTGGAGCTTCCACTTGCAGATTTACTTCCTTGCAGAGCGATTCAAGGAGCAAAAAAGAATTTTCGAATACGGCGGCGGCTTTATTCAGGACCGTTCGATTTATGAGGATACAGGCATCTTCGCAAAAATGCATTATGAAAAAGGCACAATGTCACCTGTAGACTACGAAACATATAAAAGCCTATTCGAAGCAATGGTCATGACACCGTATTTCCCGCATCCTGACCTGTTGATTTATCTTGAAGGTTCACTTGACGATATCCTCGAGCGCATCAAGCTAAGAGGTCGTCCAATGGAACAGCAGACACCAATTGCTTATTGGGAAGAAATGCATGGACGTTATGAGAACTGGATCAATAACTTCAATGCATGCCCTGTCCTGCGTTTGAATATTAATGATTATGATTTGTTCAACAACCCAGAATCAATTGAACCAATCGTTGAGAAAATCGCTACACATATCAAGCAAACTCAATTATTGAAAAAATAA
- the pdxT gene encoding pyridoxal 5'-phosphate synthase glutaminase subunit PdxT, whose product MVKIGVLGLQGAVREHIWAIESSGAEGIVIKRPEQLAEADGLIIPGGESTTIRRLIDKYGFMEELKKFAADGKPMFGTCAGLILLANNLVGYDTPHIGVMDVKVERNSFGRQRESFEADIDIAGVAEDFSAVFIRAPHIVEAGENVEVLAKHNDRIVAARDGQFLGCSFHPELTDDYRLMNYFVKMVEELKSKKFA is encoded by the coding sequence ATGGTGAAAATTGGAGTACTTGGCCTTCAGGGCGCTGTACGAGAGCATATATGGGCAATTGAATCATCTGGTGCTGAAGGTATAGTCATTAAGCGTCCTGAACAGCTGGCAGAAGCCGATGGCCTGATCATACCTGGGGGAGAAAGCACCACAATCCGCCGCCTGATCGATAAATATGGCTTCATGGAAGAGTTGAAAAAGTTTGCCGCTGATGGAAAGCCGATGTTCGGAACATGTGCGGGCTTGATTTTGCTTGCGAATAATCTAGTTGGCTATGATACCCCACATATCGGTGTCATGGATGTGAAAGTAGAGCGCAACTCATTTGGACGCCAGCGTGAAAGCTTTGAAGCGGATATCGATATTGCCGGAGTGGCTGAAGATTTTTCTGCCGTGTTTATCAGAGCGCCACATATTGTGGAAGCAGGAGAGAATGTCGAAGTGCTGGCGAAGCATAATGACAGGATCGTCGCTGCTCGGGACGGACAATTCCTCGGTTGTTCTTTCCATCCGGAATTGACAGATGATTATCGACTAATGAACTACTTCGTGAAAATGGTAGAGGAATTAAAGAGTAAAAAATTTGCATAA
- a CDS encoding deoxynucleoside kinase produces MEGTPFITVEGPIGIGKTSLARAISERFQFALLKEIVDENPFLGKFYDNIEEWSFQTEMFFLCNRYKQLGDINEHYLSKDKPVVADYHIMKNLIFAQRTLNDQEYKKYLDIYQILTKDMPKPNVIIYLNASLDTLLKRIKMRGREVEKNISPLYLEQLSLDYEQAMLQFEQDHPEIPVLRFNGDDLDFVKNEEDLQLIIDQLTASFKKRSVQP; encoded by the coding sequence GTGGAAGGAACACCTTTTATAACGGTTGAAGGACCAATCGGGATCGGTAAAACGTCACTGGCTCGCGCCATTTCCGAACGGTTTCAATTTGCACTTTTAAAGGAAATTGTCGATGAAAATCCATTTTTGGGGAAGTTCTACGATAATATAGAAGAATGGAGTTTCCAGACAGAAATGTTTTTCCTCTGCAATCGATATAAGCAGCTTGGAGATATTAATGAACATTACCTCAGTAAAGACAAGCCTGTCGTAGCTGATTATCATATCATGAAAAACCTCATTTTCGCACAGCGCACGTTAAATGATCAGGAGTATAAAAAATACCTAGATATTTATCAAATCCTGACAAAAGATATGCCTAAGCCCAATGTCATTATTTACTTGAATGCAAGTCTCGATACATTGCTGAAGCGTATCAAGATGCGTGGCCGCGAAGTCGAAAAAAATATCAGTCCTTTATATTTAGAGCAATTATCTCTTGATTATGAACAAGCAATGCTTCAATTTGAGCAAGACCATCCTGAAATCCCAGTTCTCCGTTTCAACGGCGATGACCTGGATTTCGTCAAAAATGAAGAAGACCTCCAGCTAATCATCGACCAGCTAACCGCATCATTTAAAAAAAGGAGCGTACAACCATGA
- the pdxS gene encoding pyridoxal 5'-phosphate synthase lyase subunit PdxS: protein MKTGTDRVKRGMAEMQKGGVIMDVVNAEQAKIAEEAGAVAVMALERVPSDIRAAGGVARMADPRIVEEVMGAVTIPVMAKARIGHIVEARVLEAMGVDYIDESEVLTPADEEFHLNKRDYTVPFVCGCRDLGEAARRIGEGASMLRTKGEPGTGNIVEAVRHIRKVNAQVRKVVAMDMDELMTEAKLLGAPYELLLEIKQLGRLPVVNFAAGGVATPADAALMMQLGADGVFVGSGIFKSENPAKFAKAIVEATTHYQDYELIANISKGLGIPMKGMEISSLAPEARMQDRGW from the coding sequence ATGAAGACAGGTACTGATCGTGTTAAACGTGGTATGGCAGAAATGCAAAAGGGCGGCGTCATCATGGACGTTGTCAACGCCGAGCAGGCAAAGATTGCTGAAGAAGCTGGTGCTGTTGCCGTAATGGCACTGGAACGTGTTCCTTCCGATATCCGCGCTGCTGGCGGTGTAGCAAGAATGGCTGACCCAAGAATCGTTGAAGAGGTAATGGGTGCTGTCACTATTCCCGTTATGGCAAAAGCACGGATTGGCCACATCGTAGAAGCGCGCGTGCTCGAAGCGATGGGCGTTGATTATATTGATGAGAGTGAAGTTCTGACTCCGGCTGATGAAGAATTCCATCTGAATAAAAGAGATTACACTGTTCCTTTCGTTTGTGGATGCCGTGACCTTGGCGAAGCAGCGAGAAGGATTGGTGAGGGTGCTTCCATGCTTCGTACAAAGGGTGAGCCAGGCACAGGCAATATCGTTGAGGCTGTTCGCCATATCCGCAAGGTGAACGCTCAGGTACGCAAAGTAGTTGCTATGGATATGGATGAACTTATGACTGAAGCTAAGCTTCTAGGAGCTCCATATGAGCTTCTGCTTGAAATCAAGCAGCTTGGACGCCTTCCGGTCGTGAACTTTGCTGCAGGCGGTGTAGCGACACCAGCAGACGCAGCATTAATGATGCAGCTTGGCGCTGACGGAGTGTTTGTAGGTTCCGGTATTTTCAAATCTGAAAATCCTGCGAAGTTTGCAAAGGCAATTGTCGAAGCGACTACACACTATCAGGATTACGAATTGATTGCGAACATTTCGAAAGGTCTTGGAATCCCGATGAAGGGGATGGAAATTTCATCATTGGCACCTGAAGCCCGCATGCAGGACCGCGGCTGGTAA
- a CDS encoding LysM peptidoglycan-binding domain-containing protein, whose amino-acid sequence MQIHVVQPGQTLSQIAQIYGSSVADITEANELPNPNNLVVGQAMVIPIVGSFYFVQPGDSLWAISRRFGTTPQELARINGISVNQPLSVGFRLYIPPRPKTNAEFNAYVEPRGNTVAPALETAAREAAPYLTYLAPFSFQALRDGSLKEPLLNNFPAIAEANNNILMMVITNQENDQFSDELGRIILNDMAVQDKFLNNIVTTAKKYGFRDIHFDFEFLRPEDREAYNRFLRKARDRFKQEGWFISTALAPKTSAAQVGPWYTAHDYKAHGEIVDFVVIMTYEWGYSGGPAQAVSPIGPVREVLEYAISEMPSQKVMMGQNLYGYDWTLPFVQGTIAKAVSPQQAIQIAADNNVAIQYNTKSQAPTFRYTAADGKQHEVWFEDARSIQAKFDLIKELNLRGMSYWKLGLSFPQNWLLIQENFNVVKR is encoded by the coding sequence ATGCAAATTCATGTGGTACAGCCAGGACAGACATTGTCACAGATTGCCCAAATATACGGGTCGTCTGTTGCGGATATAACCGAAGCGAATGAGCTGCCTAACCCTAATAATCTAGTGGTCGGCCAGGCGATGGTCATCCCGATTGTGGGCAGTTTTTATTTTGTCCAGCCAGGCGACAGCCTATGGGCAATCTCGAGAAGGTTTGGGACCACTCCACAGGAACTCGCGAGAATCAACGGAATTTCAGTAAACCAGCCATTGTCAGTCGGTTTCCGCCTCTATATTCCGCCACGGCCGAAAACAAACGCGGAATTCAATGCTTATGTTGAGCCACGCGGGAACACAGTGGCGCCTGCACTGGAAACAGCTGCACGGGAAGCTGCCCCTTATTTAACATACCTCGCCCCGTTCAGCTTCCAGGCCTTGCGTGACGGGTCGCTAAAGGAACCACTGTTGAACAATTTCCCGGCCATTGCCGAGGCAAACAATAATATTTTGATGATGGTAATTACCAATCAGGAGAATGACCAATTCAGCGATGAGCTTGGACGTATCATCTTGAATGACATGGCTGTCCAAGACAAATTCCTGAACAATATTGTTACTACTGCAAAAAAATACGGATTCCGCGATATCCATTTTGATTTTGAATTCCTGCGTCCAGAAGACCGTGAAGCCTATAATCGCTTCTTAAGGAAAGCAAGGGATCGTTTCAAACAGGAAGGCTGGTTCATTTCCACCGCTCTCGCCCCAAAAACGAGTGCAGCACAGGTGGGTCCCTGGTATACAGCACATGACTACAAAGCTCATGGGGAAATTGTCGATTTTGTCGTCATCATGACTTATGAATGGGGATATAGCGGCGGACCTGCTCAAGCAGTCTCGCCCATCGGTCCTGTCCGTGAGGTATTAGAGTATGCGATCAGCGAAATGCCATCACAAAAAGTCATGATGGGCCAGAACCTTTATGGCTATGATTGGACTCTCCCATTTGTCCAGGGGACGATTGCTAAGGCCGTTAGTCCGCAACAGGCCATCCAAATAGCAGCCGACAATAATGTAGCGATCCAGTACAATACCAAATCACAGGCACCGACCTTCCGATATACAGCAGCAGACGGAAAGCAGCATGAAGTTTGGTTTGAGGACGCCCGTTCCATCCAGGCAAAATTCGACTTGATAAAGGAATTGAACCTGAGAGGAATGAGCTACTGGAAGCTCGGGCTTTCCTTCCCGCAAAACTGGCTGCTCATTCAGGAAAATTTCAATGTAGTCAAAAGATAA
- the serS gene encoding serine--tRNA ligase encodes MLDVKYLRANFEEVKQKLQHRGEDMTDFGKFEDLDVRRRELILDAEQLKSRRNEVSQQVAQLKREKQDADHLIAEMREVGDKIKVLDDQLRVVEEELENLMLSIPNIPHESVPVGETEDDNVEARKWGEIRDFEFEAKPHWDIADHLKILDFERAGKVTGSRFVFYKGLGARLERALMSFMLDLHVDEHGYTEVLPPYMVNRASMTGTGQLPKFEEDAFRIECEDYFLIPTAEVPVTNMHRDEILSGEELPINYAAYSACFRSEAGSAGRDTRGLIRQHQFNKVELVKFVKPEDSYEELEKLTGHAEKVLQLLGLPYRVLSMCSADLGFTAAKKYDIEVWIPSYGTYREISSCSNFEGFQARRANIRFRREAKAKPEHVHTLNGSGLAIGRTVAAILENYQQADGSVIIPEVLRPYMGNREVIAPE; translated from the coding sequence GTGTTAGACGTAAAGTATTTGAGAGCGAATTTCGAAGAAGTAAAGCAAAAGCTGCAGCACCGTGGCGAAGACATGACTGATTTCGGTAAATTTGAGGACTTGGATGTTAGGCGCAGAGAATTGATTCTCGATGCTGAACAGCTGAAGAGCAGAAGAAATGAAGTGTCCCAGCAGGTTGCTCAGTTGAAGCGTGAGAAGCAGGACGCTGACCACTTGATTGCTGAAATGCGCGAGGTCGGCGATAAGATCAAGGTTTTGGATGACCAGTTGCGTGTGGTTGAGGAGGAGCTGGAAAACCTGATGCTCAGCATTCCGAATATTCCTCATGAGAGTGTTCCTGTCGGAGAAACTGAAGATGATAATGTAGAGGCTCGAAAATGGGGAGAAATCCGTGATTTTGAATTCGAAGCGAAGCCGCATTGGGATATCGCAGACCATTTGAAAATCCTTGATTTTGAACGCGCTGGAAAAGTAACCGGCAGCCGTTTCGTATTTTACAAGGGATTGGGAGCGCGCCTTGAACGTGCGTTAATGAGCTTCATGCTTGACCTTCATGTCGATGAGCATGGCTACACGGAAGTTCTTCCTCCATACATGGTTAACCGTGCAAGCATGACTGGGACAGGCCAGCTTCCTAAGTTTGAAGAAGATGCGTTCCGGATCGAGTGCGAAGACTATTTCTTGATTCCGACAGCAGAGGTTCCTGTTACGAATATGCACCGCGATGAGATTCTTAGCGGAGAGGAATTGCCGATTAATTATGCTGCCTACAGCGCATGCTTCCGGTCAGAGGCAGGATCTGCAGGAAGAGATACTCGCGGTTTGATTCGTCAGCACCAGTTCAACAAAGTGGAGCTAGTTAAGTTCGTAAAACCGGAAGATTCTTACGAAGAGCTCGAGAAACTTACCGGACACGCTGAAAAGGTCCTGCAACTGCTTGGTCTTCCTTACCGCGTATTGAGCATGTGCTCAGCAGACCTTGGATTTACAGCTGCAAAGAAATACGACATTGAAGTTTGGATCCCAAGCTATGGCACTTACAGGGAAATCTCTTCTTGCAGTAACTTCGAAGGCTTCCAGGCCAGACGTGCGAACATCCGTTTCCGACGCGAAGCTAAGGCTAAACCAGAGCATGTGCATACACTGAACGGATCTGGTCTTGCGATTGGCCGTACAGTTGCCGCAATTCTGGAGAATTATCAGCAGGCTGATGGAAGTGTCATCATACCTGAAGTATTGCGTCCATATATGGGCAACCGGGAAGTTATCGCTCCAGAATAA
- a CDS encoding serine hydrolase, with protein MFFAAFILTITTVFSGFSVEAEAAEGQLGIDAEAAMLIDADTGRVLYEKNSDVVLGVASMAKMMTEYMVLEAVKEGKLKWDQKVKINEYVHKLSAAPGLSNVGLTQGEDYTVKELYEAMAIHSGNAATVALAEVLSGTEKNHVEKMNQKAADLGLKDYKFVNSSGLNNRDLLGQYPAGGPEEENVMSARSLARLAYLLLKDYPEVLDTASVPALKFRDGREYKNFNWMLPGLIYQYDGVDGLKTGSTDFAGYGFTATAIKNDQRFISVVMKADSKDSRFAETRKILDFAFSNFTEEELVKKNHQVKGKKNLPVTKGKEDSVKIQSKDAITMTIRNGEKDQYEPVLVLDKKKLNENGELTAPIKKGEQVGYMTVKAKKDENISFLTEAGQKQIQVPVIAAESVEKANWFVLMMRGIGGFFGDLFGGVADTVKGWF; from the coding sequence ATGTTCTTTGCAGCATTCATTTTAACGATCACAACCGTTTTTTCAGGATTCTCAGTGGAAGCTGAAGCAGCAGAAGGCCAATTAGGCATCGATGCCGAAGCAGCCATGCTGATTGATGCTGATACAGGAAGAGTCTTATATGAGAAAAATTCCGATGTCGTCCTGGGCGTTGCGTCCATGGCGAAAATGATGACAGAATATATGGTTCTTGAAGCGGTCAAAGAAGGAAAGCTTAAATGGGACCAAAAGGTAAAAATCAACGAGTATGTCCATAAACTATCAGCTGCACCTGGCCTATCCAATGTCGGATTAACTCAAGGTGAAGATTACACGGTAAAAGAATTATACGAAGCGATGGCGATCCATTCTGGTAATGCAGCGACCGTCGCACTAGCAGAGGTTCTTTCCGGAACAGAGAAGAACCATGTTGAAAAAATGAACCAAAAAGCTGCTGATCTTGGTTTAAAAGATTATAAGTTCGTAAACTCCTCAGGGTTGAATAATAGAGACCTTTTAGGACAATATCCTGCTGGTGGTCCGGAGGAAGAGAATGTCATGTCAGCACGTTCACTGGCTAGACTTGCTTACCTTCTTCTGAAGGACTATCCGGAAGTATTGGATACAGCAAGTGTACCCGCATTGAAATTCCGTGACGGACGTGAATATAAGAACTTTAACTGGATGCTTCCAGGCCTTATCTACCAATATGACGGTGTAGACGGTTTAAAAACTGGGTCGACTGATTTTGCAGGCTATGGTTTTACGGCGACTGCGATAAAAAATGACCAAAGATTCATTTCTGTTGTCATGAAGGCAGACTCTAAGGACAGCCGTTTTGCTGAAACGCGTAAAATCCTTGATTTTGCTTTCAGTAATTTCACAGAAGAAGAGCTTGTAAAAAAGAATCATCAGGTTAAAGGCAAGAAAAACCTTCCGGTAACAAAAGGGAAGGAAGACAGCGTGAAGATCCAGTCTAAAGATGCCATTACAATGACCATCAGGAATGGTGAAAAGGATCAATATGAGCCTGTACTTGTATTGGACAAAAAGAAGCTAAATGAAAATGGTGAACTGACTGCTCCTATCAAGAAGGGTGAACAAGTCGGTTATATGACTGTTAAGGCCAAGAAGGATGAAAATATCAGCTTTTTAACTGAAGCCGGACAAAAACAAATCCAGGTGCCAGTTATCGCTGCTGAAAGTGTTGAAAAGGCGAACTGGTTCGTCCTGATGATGCGCGGAATCGGTGGTTTCTTCGGAGACCTGTTTGGCGGAGTAGCTGATACTGTAAAAGGTTGGTTTTAA